In Plodia interpunctella isolate USDA-ARS_2022_Savannah chromosome 19, ilPloInte3.2, whole genome shotgun sequence, a genomic segment contains:
- the LOC128678034 gene encoding 3-hydroxyacyl-CoA dehydrogenase type-2-like isoform X2: MKCVNVNTVGTFNVIRLAAGVIGKNAPDENGQRGVIVNTASTIAFEGDIGQFAYAASSAAVVGMTLPIAREFASQGIRVMTIAPGTFDTPLLSYLPEKMLHFLCRMTPFPSRLGRPEEFAQLVTSILENPMLNGTVIRLDGAQKWFPL, translated from the exons ATGAAATGTGTGAAt GTAAATACAGTTGGCACATTCAATGTAATACGTCTGGCAGCAGGAGTGATAGGCAAGAATGCACCAGATGAGAACGGACAAAGAGGGGTCATAGTCAACACAGCGTCAACCATAGCTTTCGAAGGAGATATCGGACAGTTTGCCTACGCGGCCTCCAGTGCAGCAGTCGTTGGCATGACGTTACCGATTGCAAGAGAATTCGCATCACAAGGAATAAGGGTTATGACTATAGCACCAG GTACATTCGACACTCCGCTATTATCATACTTACCAGAGAAGATGTTACATTTTCTATGCAGAATGACTCCATTCCCGTCTCGACTGGGCAGGCCAGAGGAGTTCGCACAACTGGTCACCAGTATACTAGAGAATCCAATGTTGAACGGAACAGTGATACGATTAGATGGCGCTCAGAAATGGTTCCCGCTTTAA